CTGCTCATAAGCTGCTAAACCTGAAGATCGGGCTTGTATCGGCGCCGCCGAGTGTGCGGTCTATCCTTGAGGACTTTCCGTCGCCTCTCTTTCAGGCTAACAATGGCAGCGTGTCCGGAATCGTAAACCAGTTGACCCTGTTTAATATCTTGCTGCTTCTCAGTGCGACGCTGATCCTTAGTTTCCTTCACAGCGGCTATTTGGGTGTATTGGCCGAGTCCGGACGCAGGCCCATGGGCTGGAAGGACTTCTTTGTGCTTGGCAATCAGTTCTGGTTGCGGTTTTTAGTCTTACAAGTCCTGGGCCTTTGGCCGCTGATCCTGATGCTGATTAACCCCGAACTGGTTTTTCTGGGGTTGATTAACGTCGTGTTTGTTTACGTCCAGTATGCGATTGTCGTCGATGAAGGGTCGATCAAAGAAAATTTTCAACGAGGAATTGGTTTTCTTCTGCAAAATTTGAAGCTGACCCTGATCATGGCCATCTACTTCGGCCTGATCTTCTCTTTTCTGGGAATTTTCATTCATGTCCTTGCGGGTCTGGGAAGGACAGGAATCATCATCGCCATTGTTTTGATCGCTTACCTGGGAGCGGTGGCCAATAAAACCGTGCTGGAAATCTACCGGGAGAAAAGCCAGGGGGAGCAAATGAATCCGGAAATTGAGAATATGGGCGGTCTTGATAGCGATGATCTTTGAGCAACGTTCTAGACTTCAAAAATTTTACAATTAATATGTATTTTATATCGGATTTGTTATATACTATAAGAAAAGAGGAACCATGCTCTATACATGATTCCTCACAACAGCCGCTTTGAGGGCGGTCGGCATTAGTAAACGGAATAGACCGTTATCATTTGCAGGTTGGCGGTCTATTTCCTTTTATGAAATGATAGTATCAAAACGACCAAAGTCGCAAATGAAACCATCAACATCAAAGCTTGAAATACTTCCATGGGCATCACCTCCTTTCCGGAGGGAATGCCGACCGCCCTGCACGCCATCTGTTGCAGGGCTATCATAACATATATTTACAAAATATTCCATATATTTAGAGCGTATAAAAAACAAGTGAATGATTTTTTAATCAAAGCGATGCAGGAGAGAATGTAGTTTTTTTCGATAACCTTCTATTTTGGGACAACCAATAGGATGTCTACATAAGATAGTATTGGGAGACGAAAACAGAATGTAGGAGATGATTATATGTATCTTTCCGGTCTAGCGTTTCTCCCTTTTCTGGCCAAATATATTATACGAAAACCTGTAGTCGCGCCGATTAATAATACGGTGGGGATAGTATCGCCCATATTAGCAGGAACGCGTCATTGGCCGCCAAGCCATAGGCCGCCTGCTTATCATCATCCGCCATGTCATCCACCTGTAAGACGGAGGCGTGGTTGCTGCTGCTAGATTTTTTAAAGAAACCCGAGGGAGAATTCCCTCGGGTGTTTTAATACATCGATATGCTTGTTGACATATCCAGTGGTGGGAAGTGATCAAGCATGATGATGATTAAACCGGATCTGCAATTTCCCCTCATCAAGCTTGGCGGAAGTAATCTGTTTATTTAATAAATGCGGTGGCAGCATCATGCACCGCTTTTCATTTTTTATGGTGATTTGAATCTCGCCGCCGGCCTGAGAAAGCGCCATTTCCGATTTGTCGGCAAAGGGCAGGTGGAAAATCAGGACATCCTGATCGTTATCCCGGAAGGTCTCCATTAGCCGTGTCCGGCATAAAACGGCCTCCGGATTCATTTTACCGTAGAGATCCCCGATCTGGGCCAGTACGGGAACCGATTTGAGTTCGTGTTTCAGCAGATTCAGGTAAAAGACGGGAAGATCAGCAAAGCTTTCCCTGATTTCGTTCAAGCCTTCATTTTGAAGTTCGACCCAGCGGTTGAAATAGCCGGATAGCGCTTCCTGCGGAAATACTTTATTGACGATGATGCCGTCTACCTGGTAATCAAACAGGCTCAGCCAAGTGAAGCTGCGTTTTGTTTCCTTGATGACGATTTTTTCAGGCGTCGTCACGAGGCGCACGGTGAGGACTTCTTTGTTGAGCATCAGGGCCTGAAGACGTTCGAGCTTAGCCATCAGCTTCGTCAGGTCTTCAAAGACATTATCTTTGGGCATCGGCACCTTAAGGACTTTTTCGACGACCGGTCCGGCAATCTTGACGGCCTGACGCTTCATGGGAAGAATTTTGCTGACGATTTCCCCGAGCATTTCCGGGTATTTCAGCAGGTTCAGCGTTTCACCCGTTGGGGCACAATCGACGATGATCACGTCATACTTTTTCTTTTCGTAATAATCCAACACCGTAAATAAGGAGAACAGCTCTTCAAGGCCGGGAAAAATGAGGAGTTCTTCCGCTTCAATCCCGCCCTCGGCCCGTGACAGGATCATTTGCTTGATATAGGATTTTAAGCTTCCCCAAGCTTTTTCGCTTTCCTTGACGACGTCGATTTCCAGGGCATCCAGGTTGGGGATGACTGCGGTTGGTTCACTGCCAAGCTTCATGGCGAGTGAATCAGACAAGCTGTGGGCTTGATCGGTGCTCATTAGGAGTACGCGGTGGCCTTCATTGGCCAGCCTAATGGCGGTTGCAGCGGCGACACAGGTCTTGCCGACACCGCCTTTTCCGGTATATAAAATGATACGCATGCTGTTTTCCTCCTAATTGATGGTTACCGAGTGAACGTTGCTGTGAGTTTCAGGTTGGTCTGTGTTTTTTGAGGTTTCGGAGCCGTCCATCAGGTATTCCAGCAGCAAATCTTTAACTTCTTTTTCAATGACGGACAGATGGTGTCTGACGTTCTCAGGCATCAAGGTTTCCAAGGCTTCCTTTTGCAGCCGTTTCGCTTCGAGCATTTTTTGGATGAATTCCGGATTAATGGCGGTATTCATGATATGACCTCCTTTATTTTGGTTCGAACCGTACAGTGAGCTTGCCATCGGTTAACTTGGCGGAGTTGACCAGGTAGTGGCGAAGGGTTGCGGGTTTTGGAATGCTGCGTTTGAAGTTCCCGATTTTCAAAATCAGATCGGTTGCGGACTCGTTGAAACGGATGTCGCCTTTTTCCACAAATGGCAGATCCAGGACTAAGGCATAGCCTGTTTCTGTCTTTTCATAATGCTCACCCGCTGATGGCGGCTGCAGCTCAAACAGAGGACTGCTCTCAGCAAGGATTTCCGCCAGGCGTCCGATGCCGCCGACACCGTTTAAATCGCTGTCAAACCAGGGGATGCGGCGGATAGTCCTGCCGGTAAATAAACTTTCAAGTTCCTCGGTGTATCGCGTCTGGATGGCGATCCATTCATCAAAAAACGGATTATTCAGATCCTGCGGTAAGATCCGGTTGATGAAAAGACAGTCCACATTGAAGCCGTAAAGATTCAAATACATGAAGTTGCGCTTCGTTTCTTCCACAACCATCTTTTCAGGTATGGTGACTAGGCGGATGGCCGTTGTTGCGGGATCTTTCAGAAGGGTCTGAAATTCAAGGAGTGTTACGTAGAGTCTCTCGATATCCGTCATGGCCTGCCGGTCAGGCAGCTGTACTTTGAAGACTGTTTTGGATATCGGGGAAAGGATCCTTAGCGCTGCCTTGCCGATCGGGAACATTTTCTCCATGTACCAGGACAGCAGTTCGGGAAACTTAAGCAGCGCCAGTGTTTCGCCTGTGGGCGCGCAGTCGACGATGATGCGGTCATAATGGCCGCTTTGATGAAGCGATAAGATTTTAAGCAAGGAAAACAGTTCATCCATACCCGGAAAAACAGCAATCTGTTCCAATTGTTCACTGGCCATGCCGCTGGAAGCAACCAGGCGGAGGAAGGCTTGTTTCATATCCTTGAAGTCGTTTTCCATAACGTCATGCGGATTGATCTCCAGCAAATGAAGGCCGTTATCCAGGGCCGTGATCTCACTGCCGAGTGTCAATTCAAATAAGTCGCCCAGATTATGGGCCATGTCGGTGCTGACAAGAAGCGTTTTCCGGCCATCACCCACGGAAAGCATGGCATGGGCTGCAGCGACACTTGTTTTACCGACGCCGCCTTTGCCTGTAAAGATCAAAATCGTACCCATCTCAAAAACTCCTTTCTTAGATTCGACAGACGAATAGTTCCATGATGGAAGTATTCGTTCTAAAGCAGACTGCCCGTCCGGCAGCCTGAGTCACAATCGTTAATCGTAATCAATCACTCATTGATCATTCAGTTGATGTTCACTTGAAGACTCACTCGATGATGATTTTTCGTATCGTCTGCGCGGGACTGTTCATCGCTTGGAACTGCTCCTTTTGCATAACAGAGATGACTTTCTCGATGATCGTGAAGATCAGGGCTGTTTCCTCGGAGGTCAGCTCGGAAAGAACCTTTTGTCCGTATTGCCTGAAGGTCGTAAGAATCTGTCGGATCTGATTCCTGCCGGACGCACTGAGACGAATGGTTACGACACGCTTGTCATCTTCATTCCGCTCGCGGCTGAGCAATGTTTGCTTCTCCATGCGGGAGATAATGCCGGTTGCCGTGTTTAGTGGAACACGCAGATACTGGGCGACCTGCGACATGGTGACATCCTCTTGGCGATATAAAAGCAGGAGGACGAGTAATTCATTTTTGGTGACGTTCAGCAGAATATTCGCCCATAACTCATTGGAGATCAGCGGTCTGATCCGGTCGATGAACTGAAATAGGGTATCTTCCATTAAGAGTTTTTCAGCATCCAAACTTAGTTCCTCCTTCGAAGTAATTTAATTCTACTCCGGAACTAAATGGACGTCAAGAGGAAAATTGTCGTTCAAAAATCTTACAATTAGTATGTGATTTAACTTAGGTATGGTATATACTATAAGCAAAGAGGAACCATGCTGATACCTGATTCCTCGTAACAGCCGCTTTTGGGCGGTCTATTTCTTTTTAGTGAAGGATATTGTTGATTAGGAGAATCCTATGGAAACAAATGATGCACTTACTCGGTTAATAAATCCCAGAATAACATTCTGTTGATGAAAGGGATAACGATATGAGCAGCAAAGAAGAGATACTGCGCCGGCTATTCGAGCTGCAGGATCTGAAATACAAAGAGTTTGCGTGCAAACTTATGCCGACGGTGAACCCGGAAAACGTGATCGGCGTCCGCACGCCGGATCTGCGGAAGCTCGCCAGGGAGTTTTCCAAAACGCCGGAGGCTTCGGAGTTCCTCAAAATCCTGCCGCATGCGTATTATGAAGAAAATAACCTGCACGGTTTCCTGATTGAAACGATCAGGGATTATGATACTGCTGTTGCCGCCGTTGACGAGTTTCTGCCGTACATAGACAACTGGGCAACCTGTGACCTCATTTCACCGAAGATATTCAAAAAGCACCTGCCCGAACTCTACGAAAAAATCAAAGTATGGCTGGTATCCGGCCGGACTTATACGGTGCGGTTTGGGATCGGAATGCTGATGCGCTTCTATCTCGATGACGATTTCCAGCCGGAGATGCTTGAGCTTGTGGCGGTTATCCGGTCAGACGAATACTATGTCAACATGATGATCGCCTGGTATTTCGCAACGGCATTGGCCAAGCAGTACGAAGCGGTCTTGCCGTACATACAGGAACAGCGTTTGGAGAAGTGGACGCACAACAAAGCTATCCAGAAAGCGATTGAGAGTTACCGGATCGGCGACGAAGCAAAGGCGTACCTGCGGACGCTTAAAACGTAAGTCTCTATGTATCCATGTGCCGGGCGGCCGAGTCACTGCTCTTTATAGTACGCCATTTTGGAGGAAAGCCTTAGCCCTATGGTGTACAATCAATTTTCGGATGAAATACAGGATGATGATAAACCCCGTAATCTCCGGCACATAAGATGCCGGATCGGTCATTAGGCTGGTCAAATCTGCTTGAAGCCATGACCCTTCTGTTGACGCATAAAATTTCATGCCGTAAAGCGGCCAATAAAATGTCTCCGGAATCATCCACATGGCGTCAAATATGTCATGGAAAAGACAGCTTCCGGTCAACACCAACCAACCACTTTTTTGATATCTATGCCAACGATAGTATCCAATCCCCAATAAGAGAAAGATAAACAATAACGTGTGTGCAAATACTCTACCGGTATGGAAGGTTTCGGCAAACAAAAAACGGCCGATAGGTTTATCAATCAAGTCGGGCAAAATGGACCCGACGAAGACTACTCTGTAATCAATTTTGATGTCTCCTAAGGATTTTTCGGCTGCTTTTGCAGCTAATCCTGTCAATCCTAAATGTCCGAAGAAAATCATATCTTGCTCCCTGATTGCAAATCACAGTTTATCGCTGGTATGGTCAGCGGTAAGGCTTCTTATTGTCAGTTACATCCTAATCGCCGGATATATTGTACCACGAAATAAAGGATCATTGCCAAAATCCATGCCGATGAAATCATTTGACAAAAAAAATAAGTGCTCAAAGGGATCAGTATTGAGGTGAATAGTAAAGGAAAGGGCAAGAATAATCATGTTGTCAGCAGGGTGTCTATCCGCTACTGAAGAGCTTTTTCCTTGTTGCTATGGTGTTCTTCTATCCTCTGCTTTAGCTCTTCAACCGTTATGCCTTTTTTTTCAGCTATTTCCTTAAGTTTCGCTTCATCCATTTTTCCGTGGCCTTTGCAGCATTTACCTTCCGCCATCCGCTTTTTCAGTTCTTCGACCGTAATACCTTTTTTCTGGGCGATCTCCTTGAGCTTTGCCTCTAATCGAACTTTAGCTTCTTCCTTAGAAATTCCCTTTTCTTGCGATATTCTGTCGATCATTTTGTCATAGCAGGACGGGGATTGTACGTTCGGGCTATTCTGCTCCGTAGCAGCAATTGCCACGAAAGACAATGACAAAGTAAAAATTAAAGCAACGGTTAGGGATAATGCAATTAACTTTGTTTTGTTAATTATAAGCCCTCCTTTATTTTAACTTGCCCTTTCCAGTCTTTATTTTAAGCAGCTTAGAAGGAATCATACTTCTACTTCAAAAAACGCTTGATTAGTTTGAACTTTCCATCTGTATAAGGGTGATATCTCATGGACAGATCAAGCCAAGTGGACTTTTTGACAATGCTGCGATAATGGGTGAAAGTATCAAAGCTGAGTTTGCCATGATATTGACCCATGCCGGAATATCCCACACCGCCGAAGCCCATGTGCGGTGTGGCTAGATGGATGATCGTATCGTTGATACAGCCGCCGCCAAAGGAACAGGTCTCCAGGATTTTATCCTCCATCGCTTTGCTTGAAGTGAACAAATAGAGCGCCAGAGGCTTGGGATGACTCCGGATATATTCAATAACCGTTTCGATATCTGTATAGGTCATCACGGGTAAAATGGGACCGAAGATTTCTTCCTGCATGATGGGAGATTCGGGCTTAACGTCGATCAATACGGTTGGCTCAATAAAACGCCTTGGCTCGGCATATCCGCCGCCTATAGCCTTGCTTTCGCCGTCCATCAGCCCGACAAGGCGCTTAAAATGCTTTTCATTTACAATCACCGGCATGTCGGACATATCTGACGAAGGGAAAAAATCCTTCAGGGCATTGGCGTATTCGGTTAGAAAGCGATCCCTGACGGATTCATGGATCATCAGATAATCTGGTTCGACACAGGTTTGCCCGGCATTAAGCACTTTGCCGAAGGCGATACGCTTTGCTGCCAGACGCAAATTAGCTGTCTCGGTCACAATAACAGGGCTTTTTCCTCCCAGCTCCAACGTCACAGGTGTGAGGTTTTTGGATGCGGCCTCCATGACGGTTTTTCCTACGGCCACGCTTCCGGTGAAAAAGATGGAATCGAATTTTTCATCCAGCAGCACCTGATTTTCATTTCTGCCGCCCTCGACGACTGTGATATACGCAGGGTCAAAAATATCCGAAATTATTTTAGCTAAAACGCGGCTGGTACTCGGAGTATAAGCGGAAGGCTTGAGGACTGCACAGTTCCCGCCGGATATTGCACCGATTAACGGTTCAAGGCAAAGATGTATCGGGTAATTCCACGGTGCTATAATCAGCACTACGCCATAAGGCTCTGGTGATAGGAAGCTCTTGGCGTGGAACTGGGAGAGGGGCGTTCTGACCTTGCGTTCTCTTGACCATCTGGGCAGATGGCGAATATGGAATCTGATTTCATCCAGTACAATACCGATTTCCGTCATATAGGTTTCGAAGGGTGGCTTATTGAAGTCCTGCATCATTGCAGTACATAGACCATCCTCATTTTCGCGCAAGGCACGTTGTAATTTTCGGAGTGCCGAGATTCTGAATTCTACAGGGCGGGTCTTGCCGCTGAAAAAATAGCGGTGTTGGTTTTCGGTGATTTCATGTATTCCCATTGAACGACTCCTTTCTCGGAAGAAAGCGAGATCATTCTCGCTTTATAAAAATGTGAGAAAAGAACATTAGCTAATAATAAATTGACGTAGTAGCTAATATTTTTTATAATAATACCTAAGTTAGTAAATCCAGGATGAAGGTGATCTTATGCGTATCAATACCACAGATATGCAAAATGCTTTTGGAAAATATCTTTCTCTGGTAGAGAAGGAAGATATTATTATTACCAAGAACGGCAAGAGTGTTGCCAAACTCATCCGTTATAACGAACCGAACTATTTCCTTGTCCACGAAGAAGCAAATACATATCGATCGACAAAA
This genomic stretch from Dehalobacter restrictus DSM 9455 harbors:
- a CDS encoding putative holin-like toxin, with protein sequence MIALQQMACRAVGIPSGKEVMPMEVFQALMLMVSFATLVVLILSFHKRK
- a CDS encoding ArsA family ATPase; translation: MRIILYTGKGGVGKTCVAAATAIRLANEGHRVLLMSTDQAHSLSDSLAMKLGSEPTAVIPNLDALEIDVVKESEKAWGSLKSYIKQMILSRAEGGIEAEELLIFPGLEELFSLFTVLDYYEKKKYDVIIVDCAPTGETLNLLKYPEMLGEIVSKILPMKRQAVKIAGPVVEKVLKVPMPKDNVFEDLTKLMAKLERLQALMLNKEVLTVRLVTTPEKIVIKETKRSFTWLSLFDYQVDGIIVNKVFPQEALSGYFNRWVELQNEGLNEIRESFADLPVFYLNLLKHELKSVPVLAQIGDLYGKMNPEAVLCRTRLMETFRDNDQDVLIFHLPFADKSEMALSQAGGEIQITIKNEKRCMMLPPHLLNKQITSAKLDEGKLQIRFNHHHA
- a CDS encoding ArsA family ATPase, with protein sequence MGTILIFTGKGGVGKTSVAAAHAMLSVGDGRKTLLVSTDMAHNLGDLFELTLGSEITALDNGLHLLEINPHDVMENDFKDMKQAFLRLVASSGMASEQLEQIAVFPGMDELFSLLKILSLHQSGHYDRIIVDCAPTGETLALLKFPELLSWYMEKMFPIGKAALRILSPISKTVFKVQLPDRQAMTDIERLYVTLLEFQTLLKDPATTAIRLVTIPEKMVVEETKRNFMYLNLYGFNVDCLFINRILPQDLNNPFFDEWIAIQTRYTEELESLFTGRTIRRIPWFDSDLNGVGGIGRLAEILAESSPLFELQPPSAGEHYEKTETGYALVLDLPFVEKGDIRFNESATDLILKIGNFKRSIPKPATLRHYLVNSAKLTDGKLTVRFEPK
- a CDS encoding MarR family winged helix-turn-helix transcriptional regulator; the protein is MEDTLFQFIDRIRPLISNELWANILLNVTKNELLVLLLLYRQEDVTMSQVAQYLRVPLNTATGIISRMEKQTLLSRERNEDDKRVVTIRLSASGRNQIRQILTTFRQYGQKVLSELTSEETALIFTIIEKVISVMQKEQFQAMNSPAQTIRKIIIE
- a CDS encoding DNA alkylation repair protein gives rise to the protein MSSKEEILRRLFELQDLKYKEFACKLMPTVNPENVIGVRTPDLRKLAREFSKTPEASEFLKILPHAYYEENNLHGFLIETIRDYDTAVAAVDEFLPYIDNWATCDLISPKIFKKHLPELYEKIKVWLVSGRTYTVRFGIGMLMRFYLDDDFQPEMLELVAVIRSDEYYVNMMIAWYFATALAKQYEAVLPYIQEQRLEKWTHNKAIQKAIESYRIGDEAKAYLRTLKT
- a CDS encoding metal-dependent hydrolase, which encodes MIFFGHLGLTGLAAKAAEKSLGDIKIDYRVVFVGSILPDLIDKPIGRFLFAETFHTGRVFAHTLLFIFLLLGIGYYRWHRYQKSGWLVLTGSCLFHDIFDAMWMIPETFYWPLYGMKFYASTEGSWLQADLTSLMTDPASYVPEITGFIIILYFIRKLIVHHRAKAFLQNGVL
- a CDS encoding aldehyde dehydrogenase, with the protein product MGIHEITENQHRYFFSGKTRPVEFRISALRKLQRALRENEDGLCTAMMQDFNKPPFETYMTEIGIVLDEIRFHIRHLPRWSRERKVRTPLSQFHAKSFLSPEPYGVVLIIAPWNYPIHLCLEPLIGAISGGNCAVLKPSAYTPSTSRVLAKIISDIFDPAYITVVEGGRNENQVLLDEKFDSIFFTGSVAVGKTVMEAASKNLTPVTLELGGKSPVIVTETANLRLAAKRIAFGKVLNAGQTCVEPDYLMIHESVRDRFLTEYANALKDFFPSSDMSDMPVIVNEKHFKRLVGLMDGESKAIGGGYAEPRRFIEPTVLIDVKPESPIMQEEIFGPILPVMTYTDIETVIEYIRSHPKPLALYLFTSSKAMEDKILETCSFGGGCINDTIIHLATPHMGFGGVGYSGMGQYHGKLSFDTFTHYRSIVKKSTWLDLSMRYHPYTDGKFKLIKRFLK